Below is a window of Mucilaginibacter ginkgonis DNA.
GGCTTGGTGGTAAATGCCGATAGCAGCAAGGTGATAGTGCCATATGTGAACATTACTAATGCTTCTTATCACAACCAATTGAATATGGCCAATTATAAAGGCTACTTTTCCTTTGTTGCGCACGAGCAAGATACCATCCGCTTTACCAGTATAGGTTATGAACCTGTTACTGTGATCATACCCGCTAACGCGAACAGTAAAAGCTTTACCAAGCAAATAGCCATGATACCGCAGATCATTCATCTGCCTGTGGTGCGCGTGTTCCCCTGGGCTACAACAGATGAGTTTAGAAAAGATTTTCTGACCTTAAAGATAGCGGATGATGATCTGGAGAACGCCCGAAAAAATTTAAGCCGCAGCGCGCTGGCTGCCGCGATGAGCACTTTGCCAAGGGACGCGCAAGAGATCCAATCTTTCAATGCCCAGCAAATGCACATGAGCATTGTTAACCAGCATTCGCTGCAGCCAAACCCTTTGCTTAATCCTATTGCCTGGGGTACGTTGATCAAACAGATTGCCGACGGCGACAAAAGCCGCAACAGCAACTAACGTCCTTTCTTAACCGCCGGGAATTTCATTTTATAATCTACCTTGATATTGCCTTTAGAAATATCGGTAAGGCGCTTTTCTATCAGGCGTTTGCGAAGCGGGGTAAGTTTATCGGTGAACAGTTTGCCTTCAATGTGGTCATACTCATGTTGTATAATGCGCGCTGCCATGCCTTCAAAGGTGTCTTCGTGCAGCTGCCAGTTTTCGTCATAATAGCTGATCACAATTTTCGGCTTGCGGTAAACATCCTCACGAATGTCAGGGATGCTGAGGCAGCCCTCGTTGAACGGCCATTCTTCGCCGGTTTCTTCCAAAATTTCGGCGTTGATAAAGACTTTTTTAAAATCCTTAAGCGCAGGTTCATCGTCATCAAAAGGCGTAGCATCAATCACGAACAACCTTTTAGACATACCCACCTGCGGCGCTGCAAGACCTACGCCTTTGGCGCCGTACATGGTTTCAAACATATCTGCAATTAACTGCTGCAAGCCGGGCTCATTTTCTTCGATGTCGACCGCTTTACGCCTTAATACCGGGTCGCCGTAAGCGACTATAGGAAGTTTCATCCTGCAAAAATAGGGATTTACGGGCGGATAAGGAACATGGCGTAGCCATCCACAAATGCCCGCGCTTACTATTTTCTAAACATATTTTGCCTGTACCTGTAAATACTACATATTTGCCCCTTAGGCATAAATGGAATCAAAGGTTTACATAGCAGGCTTAGGTGTAATATCTGCCATTGGTAATAATGTTGCAGAGAACCTTGCATCGCTTAAAAATAGCGAAGCAGGGATTGGCGCTATATCTAATTTAAACACCGTTCATAAAGGGGAGATCCCTGTGGCCGAGGTTAAGCTTACCAACGCGCAACTTGCAGAAAGGGCGGGCCTGAATACAAACATAAGCCGAACAGCTTTATTGAGCAGCGTTGCCGCGAAGGAGGCCCTCGATGATTCGGGAATAAAGGATTTATCCGAAATCAAAATAGGCTTTATCTCTGCCAATACCGTTGGCGGCATGGATAAAACCGAATGTTTTGTTGAGGATTTTTTTAAAGATCCGCAGTCTGGCGATTTAGAGGATGTGCGAAACCACGGCTGCGGCAATATTACCGAGCTGGTTGCAGATCAGTTAGGCATCAACAGTTATGTTACAACCATAAGCACGGCCTGTTCATCATCTGCTAATTCTATTTTTTATGCCGCAAGATTGATCAGAAGCGGGGTGCTGGATGCCGCGGTAGCCGGAGGAGCGGATGCGATCACGAAGTTCACACTTAACGGCTTCAATACGCTAATGATCCTCGACCGCGATCTGTGCAAGCCCTTTGACCAGGACAGGCGCGG
It encodes the following:
- a CDS encoding beta-ketoacyl-[acyl-carrier-protein] synthase family protein gives rise to the protein MESKVYIAGLGVISAIGNNVAENLASLKNSEAGIGAISNLNTVHKGEIPVAEVKLTNAQLAERAGLNTNISRTALLSSVAAKEALDDSGIKDLSEIKIGFISANTVGGMDKTECFVEDFFKDPQSGDLEDVRNHGCGNITELVADQLGINSYVTTISTACSSSANSIFYAARLIRSGVLDAAVAGGADAITKFTLNGFNTLMILDRDLCKPFDQDRRGLNIGEGAGYVVLVSEKIAQMLDKKPYAILAGYANKNDAFHQTATSPDGDGPLMAMQGALAKAKLNSADISYINLHGTGTPNNDQSEGKAVERMFEGNYPPMSSTKTFTGHTLGASGGIEAVFSVLALNHGLVFPNLRFEHQMQDMPFAPQTTLLKDQPINHVLSNSFGFGGNCTSLIFSKA
- the def gene encoding peptide deformylase, which produces MKLPIVAYGDPVLRRKAVDIEENEPGLQQLIADMFETMYGAKGVGLAAPQVGMSKRLFVIDATPFDDDEPALKDFKKVFINAEILEETGEEWPFNEGCLSIPDIREDVYRKPKIVISYYDENWQLHEDTFEGMAARIIQHEYDHIEGKLFTDKLTPLRKRLIEKRLTDISKGNIKVDYKMKFPAVKKGR